Genomic segment of Patescibacteria group bacterium:
GGCATGGAGTGTGGCCAGAGATTTGCTCTCTGCGATGCAGGAGGAAGGAAAAAATTTTATTTCGGAGGATTCTGATTTTGAAAAATTTGAAAGTCATGCAAAGAAGAAATTAAATACCTATAGGGAATATAAGGAAATATTAAAAGGAGAAGGTTCATAACACGCGGTTATCTTATGTACTACACCACTCCCGCGATTATCCTCTCGATGACCCCTTACCGAGAGTGGGGGAGATCTTTTCTTTTGCTCACTGAGCAAAAAGGGCAGATAACCGCGCACGCGGCCGGCGCCGCGCGGATGCGCTCGAAACTGGGGCCGAAGCTCACCCCTTACCGGCTTCTTACCCTTACTTTGGTGAGCAGGTTTGCCGACCGCATCATTGGCGTCGAGGCAAATGAGACTTTTTCCCATCTCTGGCACGATTGCAGAAGGCAAGGCTATGCGGCGTGGGGCATGGCGGTGCTGCAGGGTACCTTAAAACCAGGAGTCGCGGATGAGCGGATATTCCATCTCTGCCTCGAATATTTGCGCACGCTCAATGATGTATCCGTCATGGAGAAAACATTCCCCTCCTTGCGCCTCGCCTTTGCGGTGTGTCTTTTGGATTTCCTTGGCTATCGCGTGGAGCGGGAGGTGGCGTATAATGGAAAGAAGGGGGAAGAATTACTCCATCAATCATCACGTACCGCTACGCTTATTGAGGCAGGCCAACTGCTTATCCCTATGCAAAAAGCCCTGCATGAGCGTATAGGCCATATATTTTCAGACAGTATTGGTATCTCCTCTCTCCTTCTTCCAGAGCAATATCTTATGTCGTTGAAACAATAATTATGCGCACACCGCTCGCAATCCATGTCGTGAGGCTGGTCGTGGTGGATGTCTTGCTGGACATTCTCACCTGGCCGGTGTGGTGGTGTACCCAAGGATTATGGACAGTCCTGAAGTGGGTGGGGAGAGGCATTGCCAATGAGTGGTTTGATTTTGGGCTGGGGCCGTGGCTCAAAAGCATGTTTACGCCCATGTACGCGGATTATTCCCTTGCGGGCCGCGCCATCAGTTTTGTCGCGCGCATTATTATTTTGGTATTCCGTCTTGCGCAATTTATTTTGTGGTTCGCGCTCTATTTGGTCGCGCTCGCGCTCTATATCGGACTGCCCGTGGGCGCGGCGTATCTTCTTTATACCTTCTATCGTGCATCATAATACAGGATGTCCCAAAGAATACGCGATTATTTACATCAAAAAATTACCAAATGTCCCTCCAGGCACCACAAGATCAGAGTTTGAGCCCCCACCCCTGCGCGCATCGCGGCAAGGAGCCGTCACGCTGCGCATTTTGTTATGGGACCGGCGCGGTATGGGAATATGAGGGGAAGGCGTTCTGCTGGGAAAAGCCGATTTCCTCCCTTCGCATTATGGCGGATGAAGTAGGCAGGGCGGTGCGGCTCGGGATCGGGAGCGCGATGTTCCTCATGGTCGCGTGTGCGGTGATATCGTTAGGATATCTTGTCGTGCGCGCGCAGGATGACTATGCGGCGGTGGCAAGGCATCTTTTCTATGGCAGCGATGTGGCGGCTGTGGCGGTGTGGATCGGCGCGCTTGCCGCGTCGTATCTTATGTACCGCTTTATCAGTGAACAGCAGAAGGGCGCTGATTTGAGGAAACAAATTGCGAAATCAGCCATGAAGGGCAATTGGTTTACCCCGTTACTGCATGCAGTAACGGGGTTTGCGCGCGGGAGATATGCGCAAGACATCGCGCCGTTTTTCACTGAAGCGGCGCAGCGCATTATTGAGCATGCCTACGAATTTGCGAAACGCTTGAATGCCCAGGAGTTCTCGTCTATTCATATCCTCGCGAGCGCGGTGAGCGACCCGAGTATCGGACTGCTGTTATCGCGGCTCTCCATTGACGGGACACTTTTTGCGGAAAAGGTGAAGCATGTTCTTTCGCGAAAGGCATTTGGGACAGGCGCGCCCCGCGTATCTCTGGAATGCTACTTAATGCTGCTTAATGCATTCAAGGGCGCCTCTCAAAGGAGGCATGCACGCGTAAAACCTACCGATCTTTTTATAGCGCTCGCCGATCCCGCGTGCGCCGATCCTTATGCCGTGTTCACTGATCTTGAAATTACTGAACGCGCTATCACGCATGTTGCTGAATGGATTGAGCTCCATCGGGAGCTTGTGAGACGCACTCGCCATTTTGCGCGGCGGGCGGCATATAAACCCAAAGGGGCGATGAACCGCACGTATACGTCGGTGGCGACACCATTGCTTGATCGGTGCTCGCGGGACCTCACTATGTATGCGCGCGCGGGCGCGCTTCCCCTCGCAGTGGGGCGCGAACGCGAGGTAGGCGAGCTTTTCCGCGTACTTCAGGCGGGGGAGCAAGGCGTGCTGCTCGTGGGCGAGGAAGGCGCGGGGAAATCATCGGTTATCGGGCATATTGCAGACGCAATGGCCTCTGAAGACGTGCCGCGGGTATTGGAAGATAAACGCTTAGTGGAGCTATCTGTGCCTGCGCTCGTGGCAGGGGGAGGAACCTTGGGCGGCATGGAGGATGCGCTCCTTAAAATGACGCGGGAAATAAGGAAAGCGGGCAATGTCATCCTTGTGATTGAGAATGTGCACACCCTGGTGGGCACGCGGTCCATGGGAGGAGCAGCGTTTGATATTGCAGGGATTATTGCGGAACTGCTTGAGCATAAGCAGATATTGCTTATCGCAACCACGACTCCCCAGGAAGCGCGCACCTTCATTGAAACGTCGCCCTTAGGGCGACTGCTCGCGCGGGTGGATATCGGGGAGACGGACCGTGAGCAAACCATCAGGGTGCTTGAATCGAAAGCGCCTTATATCGAAGGGAGGCTTAAAATTTATTTTTCCTATCCTGCGCTTGAGAAAATTGTTGACCTTTCCATGCGGTACTTGGTCGAAGGGCATATGCCTGATAAGGCGATACACCTCATGGAAGAGGCAGGGGAGGCAGTGCGTGAAGAGCGCAAAGAATGGTCGGTGGTGCATCCGGAGGACGTTGCCGCCGTGGTATCAGAAAAAACCCATGTGCCGCTCACCACCATTTCCGAACATGAGGGCTCGCTCCTCTTAGCGCTTGAGGCACGGCTGCATGAGCGCATAATCGACCAGGAGGAAGCGGTAAACCTCGTGGCCAATGCGATTCGCCGCGGGAGGACAGAGCTTCGAGACCGGAAGCGCCCCATTGCGTCATTCCTTTTTTTGGGGCCCACAGGAGTGGGAAAAACAGAAGTGGCGCGCGCGGTTGCCGAAGTGTATTACGGAAAAGAGAGCGCCATGGTGCGGCTCGATATGTCAGAATACCAAGGGGCTGATGCGTTGGATAAATTATTAGGAAGCGTGGCTGTGGGGAGTTTTGGCTATCTTACAGAAGCCGTCCGTAAGCAGCCGTTTTCATTGGTGGTGCTCGATGAGTTTGAAAAAGCGTCAGGCGACGTCCTCAACCTTTTCCTGCAGGTGCTTGAGGACGGGCGGCTGACGGACACCCATGGCCGCACGGTCAATTTTACCAATACCATCATCATCGGCACTTCGAATGCGGGCGCGGAAATCATCCTTTCCATGTTGCGCGCAGGAGATATGATCGAGAAGATCAGGACCGAGCTTATTCAAAATGAACTGCCGAAGCGGTTTCGGCCGGAGCTTCTGAATCGGTTCGATGGCGTGGTGGTATTTAAGCCGCTCTCGGTCACGGATGTCCAGGCGATTGCGCGCTTGCTGCTTGCCCGCATTGAGCACGATTTGAACGAAAAAGGGATAGGGCTAAAAATAGAAGACGTGGCAGTGATGGACCTTGCGCGCGAAGGGTTTGACCCTGCGTACGGCGCGCGGCCCTTAAGGCGCCTCATTCAGGAGCGGGTGGAGAATCCGATTTCGCAATTCATTCTCTCAGGGGCCTTAACGCGGCGCGATGTGGTAATTCTTGAATACGGCGGCCGCCCGCGCGTCGAAAAAGCTCCTCCCCTCTAACCTTTTCCCGTGAGTGGCGCTAGGACCCCCTCCCTTAAGATAAGGGAGGGTGGGGGTGAGTTATGAGAGGTGCGCGCTTGCCCTCGTATTGGTGCACGTACGCTTTTTTCGCGCCAATCCCATAACTCCCCTACCCCCTCTTACCTTAAGAGGGGGAACCGAATGCGAATTCTGCGCTTCGGGAAACTATGCAATGTCAATATAATGTCTGAAGAGCTATAGATTTTTGATATGGATTCTATTGAGAATTTAGAAAAGAGAATTGCCACAATTGAGGAGCGCAATCGGCGGGTGGAGGCTGAAAAAGCGTGGGAAACCAGCGTGATGCGCACGCTTTCCCTGTCAGCCGCCACTTACATCATCGCGGGAATTTTCATGCAGTCGGTGCACTTGCCCTACCCCTGGCTCAACGCGTTCGTGCCCACTCTCGGCTATTTCCTCTCCACGCGCTCTCTGCCTTTCGTAAAACGTTGGTGGATGCGCACGCGCAGCAAATAATCTATAAAATAATCATCCCCGGAAAGCCTCCAGCTTCCGGGGATTTTAAAATTAGATTTCATTTTAAAAAAACGATTCGCTTACTTTGGGCGAAATTACCCATGGTAAGACGAACCAGATAGACTCCACTTGGCATTTCATTACCACCATTATTAAGCCCGTCCCATACTGTAGTGTATAGACCCGCTTGATGTATAGTATTTGCAAGAGTTTTTACTAACTCACCTCGTATATTGATTACATCAAGCATAATATATGCAGTGTATGGGATTTGGTAACGGATGGTGGTTGAGAAGTTGAAGGGGTTTGGGAAGTTTTGTTCGAGCGAAAATCCAATAGGCACTGCAGTGGATGGTGATTCAACATTTGTAAAGGGAGGCAGGAGTTTATAAACCTGCCAATATTGGAAGTTTCGATAAAACTTTCTCGGATCATATTTTAGTTTTACCACTACCTCTAGGCCTGATCCACCTTCGCGAAAATATGCGACGCTTCTTGAAAGCTGATCTGCCGCTGTAAGTACGAGTGAATCTCCATTGATTATAAATCCACTCAATTTGGGTTTTAGCGGAATAGTGAGGTACGTTGTGAAATTTAATGTATCCAGTGTTTCATGTATTTCCTCTCGAATCATTCTTTCATTAAATTCACTACTAACATCCCATCCATTCCAAAAGAGCAGTGCTCTTGTTTCAAATCCATAATAAACTTGTCCATCAAAGACAACGGTGGCACTAATAGTAGCTGGGTCCTCCATCCAGATGATGAGATTGAGAAGTGTACCGATACCCTTATTAAGGGGTTTGAGATTATTGTATACGGTGATAGTCTGTTTGGAGTCCTCATGAGGCATGAATCTTGGGAGAGCAAGAGAATCAGCCATATTCCCCGATCTTACTTTGAGTAATTGGAACGGCTGAGGTGATGAAAGATAAATGGTAAAGTTGTACAAGTTAAAATTTCCAGTGTTTTTATAAAAAATAGTGAGTTTAGCTTCATGATGGATCACTGGAAAATAATTTGTAGTCCATACGTTTATTGAGTCTCCCTGAGCCAGTGTTGTTCCGGCGATGGCCAACACAACGAAAAGAGCGAGTAGCTTTTTCATTTTAAGTCTCCTTCTAGATTGTTAAAGGACAAAAATACCCGTCAGATTTTTTATGATTTAATAACGGGTAATGGTATGCTATCAATTAGTTTGATTTTTGTCTATAGGTATATCCTATAACGCCGCCTTGATTTTTGAAGGAAATAATGCTAAAATAAAGGTAGCTTTATTAAATAAAATCTGCACTATGCACGCACGTCACGTTTTTAATGCGTTCTCTCGCATATCATACCGCCGCGTTCCGCATTTGATGATAGTAGTTGCGGTACTGCTCATCGTCCTCGGCGGGTTTTTTATTGGGCAGACTATTTTGGCCCAGGAAGCCAAGCCGGATTTGACTATATCTGAATTTTTCGTTTCTCCGGCAAATCCAAGAGTTGGAGAAGCAGTAACAGTTAATGCTAATATTAAAAATTTAGGAGAACCTCTAACAAGCGGACAGGGTATAAATAATATTTTCAGATCATTTCAAGACATGGACTTGAGCAACTATCCTTTGCCGTACATTCCGAGCGGTGATCCAACGACATCTAATCCATTAGATAAAGGGGGAACTGTCCAGATGCGTGTGGTTGATGGAGCAAAGTTTTCATCAGCGGGCCGTAAAAATATTTATTTCAAGGTTGACAATGCCGACGAACTCGCTGAATTAAATGAAAACAATAATGTCTGGCAAGGAGAAGTGGTGGTTGGGACGGCAGACGGCTTGTTTGAAAGTGACGGCACGTATGAACTAAGAGTCGGTGAGCGCGTGAAAATTAATAATGGAGTAACAGTTAAAGTTAAAAGCATCAATTCGAGTTCAATAGGCTATAAAGCCGTGCTAGAAATTTTTGACGCAAGCGGCAAGCTGGTTAAGATTACTGATTCATTGACCGTTTCAATTAAACCTTACAACTTTGATGAGGTCGGGGTAATTATCTCACTTTCTGCTCTAGGTAGTAG
This window contains:
- a CDS encoding ATP-dependent Clp protease ATP-binding subunit, with the translated sequence MSLQAPQDQSLSPHPCAHRGKEPSRCAFCYGTGAVWEYEGKAFCWEKPISSLRIMADEVGRAVRLGIGSAMFLMVACAVISLGYLVVRAQDDYAAVARHLFYGSDVAAVAVWIGALAASYLMYRFISEQQKGADLRKQIAKSAMKGNWFTPLLHAVTGFARGRYAQDIAPFFTEAAQRIIEHAYEFAKRLNAQEFSSIHILASAVSDPSIGLLLSRLSIDGTLFAEKVKHVLSRKAFGTGAPRVSLECYLMLLNAFKGASQRRHARVKPTDLFIALADPACADPYAVFTDLEITERAITHVAEWIELHRELVRRTRHFARRAAYKPKGAMNRTYTSVATPLLDRCSRDLTMYARAGALPLAVGREREVGELFRVLQAGEQGVLLVGEEGAGKSSVIGHIADAMASEDVPRVLEDKRLVELSVPALVAGGGTLGGMEDALLKMTREIRKAGNVILVIENVHTLVGTRSMGGAAFDIAGIIAELLEHKQILLIATTTPQEARTFIETSPLGRLLARVDIGETDREQTIRVLESKAPYIEGRLKIYFSYPALEKIVDLSMRYLVEGHMPDKAIHLMEEAGEAVREERKEWSVVHPEDVAAVVSEKTHVPLTTISEHEGSLLLALEARLHERIIDQEEAVNLVANAIRRGRTELRDRKRPIASFLFLGPTGVGKTEVARAVAEVYYGKESAMVRLDMSEYQGADALDKLLGSVAVGSFGYLTEAVRKQPFSLVVLDEFEKASGDVLNLFLQVLEDGRLTDTHGRTVNFTNTIIIGTSNAGAEIILSMLRAGDMIEKIRTELIQNELPKRFRPELLNRFDGVVVFKPLSVTDVQAIARLLLARIEHDLNEKGIGLKIEDVAVMDLAREGFDPAYGARPLRRLIQERVENPISQFILSGALTRRDVVILEYGGRPRVEKAPPL
- a CDS encoding recombination protein O N-terminal domain-containing protein, translated to MYYTTPAIILSMTPYREWGRSFLLLTEQKGQITAHAAGAARMRSKLGPKLTPYRLLTLTLVSRFADRIIGVEANETFSHLWHDCRRQGYAAWGMAVLQGTLKPGVADERIFHLCLEYLRTLNDVSVMEKTFPSLRLAFAVCLLDFLGYRVEREVAYNGKKGEELLHQSSRTATLIEAGQLLIPMQKALHERIGHIFSDSIGISSLLLPEQYLMSLKQ
- a CDS encoding FlgD immunoglobulin-like domain containing protein — encoded protein: MKKLLALFVVLAIAGTTLAQGDSINVWTTNYFPVIHHEAKLTIFYKNTGNFNLYNFTIYLSSPQPFQLLKVRSGNMADSLALPRFMPHEDSKQTITVYNNLKPLNKGIGTLLNLIIWMEDPATISATVVFDGQVYYGFETRALLFWNGWDVSSEFNERMIREEIHETLDTLNFTTYLTIPLKPKLSGFIINGDSLVLTAADQLSRSVAYFREGGSGLEVVVKLKYDPRKFYRNFQYWQVYKLLPPFTNVESPSTAVPIGFSLEQNFPNPFNFSTTIRYQIPYTAYIMLDVINIRGELVKTLANTIHQAGLYTTVWDGLNNGGNEMPSGVYLVRLTMGNFAQSKRIVFLK